The Homo sapiens chromosome 21, GRCh38.p14 Primary Assembly DNA window AAGTGAGTGGAAAAAGAGGCCAATCTATAGACACAGCCAACTGCAAATTTCGTTTTGTTTTAGAAATCACAATCTAAGTGTGGAAACTgtataaagcttaaaaataaccgcaacaatacttttttaaaaagtgaatattcgTCGTTGTAATAAGATCAAGACCCAGCTGAGGCTTGGAACTATAAAAAGCTTATATTAAATTAATCTCCCTTTAAAGGGGacaattatttaaactttttttttagtagcttATCTTTACACTTGGAACCACCTGCCTTGATTCGCCCTTTAAACGAACAGGAAATGACCCGCACTGATTTTACTTAGTCGCATCTTTTCAAACCCACCAAAGACAAAACAGAATCTCCACTGCAGAAATTAAATTCCTACTGCTTGCTGCTAGTGTAGTAGGGTGATTGTTTAGAAACGCCTGGGGTTGTTTTCATACCCCTGTTGAAGGTCAAGGTTTTTAAAGGCAGCTCAAAGCTTTGGGGATGATCAGGGGTGAAAAGTGAAGGGAGATCTTTGGAGCCGCCGCGCTGAAGTCTCCGGCTACGCGCCGCCCCCTCCTCTAGCAGGAAAGCGGGCCGCTGGGACCCCTGGCTCTCCGAAAACAGCCTCGTCACCTTTCGCTACCCCTGGCTTAATCTAGGTGAGCTGATGATAGCATTCAGAACGGTTCCGGGAAAAGAAACAGGATTCGATACTTGCGGCTTCTGGCAGGAGCAGGCTAAAAAGCTCAGAGAACTCTTCAGAAAACTTTTGCAAACTTAACTACGCCCGCTGTGGACTTTGGACATGCTAATTCCTATAGGGCGGttagagaaggggaaaaaaaatccctgacAGTTTCCCTAGTTAGTTTCTTTTCACTGACTTGAAGGCAGAAAAGTCTTACTATTTTATTTCCTGATCCTTTCATCTGAGGAAGACAAAATGGTTTGGGTGTTAATCCAGCGGTAGGGGCAGCAGTAAGTTAGCAGACGGGCTGTCTCTGCCGGGCTGGGTTATAACTTTTCCTACTTTGTATCAAAGCTAAGGCCCCTGCCAGGGAGGTCCCGACCGGCTCCCAGTGGATATCTTTGGGGACACCCTGATGTTTTCAGCCCTCCTGGGAGGCCGCCCCAGAAAGCTGAGACGAGTGCCTCCCGAGGGTCGCCACGGCAACACAGCATCCCCCACATCCCAAGCTAGGAAGACCGACCCGGGGCTGCGGGGGCCCCTTTCCAGAATCCGGCCCCGCCCGCCTGGCCGCTGCCCTCGCGGATCTCCCCCGGCCTCGCCGGCCTCCGCCTGTCCTCCCACCACCCTCTCCGGGCCAGTACCTTGAAAGCGATGGGCAGGGTCTTGTTGCAGCGCCAGTGCGTAGGCAGCACGGAGCAGAGGAAGTTGGGGCTGTCGGTGCGCACCAGCTCGCCCGGGTGGTCGGCCAGCACCTCCACCATGCTGCGGTCGCCGCTCCTCAGCTTGCCGGCCAGGGCAGCGCCGGCGTCCGGGGCGCCCAGCGGCAACGCCTCGCTCATCTTGCCTGGGCTCAGCGCGGTGGAAGGCGGCGTGAAGCGGCGGCTCGTGCTGGCATCTACGGGGATACGCATCACAACAAGCCGATTGAGTTAGGACCCTGCAAACAGCTCCTACCAGACGGCGACAGGGGCGCGGATCTTCAGCAAGCAGCTCCCGGGAGACCAACATACACGTTCAGGGGCCTTTATTactgcggggggtgggggggggcgggggtggtTAGGGGAGGAGGGAGACTAAGTTACTAACAGTCCAGGAGGGGAAAACGTTCTGGTTCTGCGGATCGGCCTCTGACCCAGGATGGGCTCCTAGCAACCGATTGCTTAGTGCATTAAAAAGTGGAGACTATCTTCCACGAATCTTGCTTGCAGAGGTTAAGTTCTGTCTTTGGCTGTTAGAAAAGTTCCTGAAGGCAAAATTCTCATACACTTCCTAAAATATTTATGCGAAGAGTAAAACGATCAGCAAACACATTATTTGGAAGTTCCAGTAGTTAATGCCTGTCAGTTTTTTGCAGGTGAGTTTTGTCTAAAGTCCCAACAGAACACAATTATCTCCCGTAACAAGGCCACTTTTATCATGCAAAACTGGCTTCAGTCCCGAAAAGCAAGAGCTGAGACTTCCAAAGGTAGTGCTACTAATGTATGTGcacgtatatataaatatatacatatgctctacttcataaaatatttacaatacaaTCTGTGGAGAATTTAAACACAACAGAAATCCATTAATGTACGCTGCAGATTTTTTTAAGTAGCCTTGAAAATCAGCTTCAGTAGTTGGAGCAGTGCTGAGCTAGAAGTACTTGTCATGTTCTCTGTTCTCTCAATGAATTCTGTCAAAACGCTCAGTGCAGAAAATTCAGCGTTTCAGAGATCTTCAGCTAATCTTAAAACAACAATCATAAGAAGGCCCAGTCGATGACACTCAGGGTTCTACAGCTCTCCCACATCTGTGAACTCGGGTTTGGGGATGTTGGTTAAGTTTGTGGCTGGTCCTCTGGTTTGTTGGGAGTTGAGCAGCCGCAGagtcacacacatgcaaacacgcACTCTTCGGAAGGCAGCCACTGTCTACATCAGCTGGGTGACTCAGCCCTGACTCGGGCAGCAGCGAGACGATACTCCTCCACCGTCGCCCAGCACCCGCCGGTTAGCTGCTCCGAGGCACGAACACCCACGAGCGCCGCGTAACCGCAGCAGGTGGAGCGGGCCTTGAGGGAGGGCTCCGCGGCGCAGATCGAAACAGATCGGGCGGCTCGGGTTACACACGCACGCACATCCTGCCACGCACACTGCCACGCACACGCAACTTCACGGCTCGCCTCGGACCACAGAGCACTTTCTCCCCCTGttgtaaaaggaaaacaattgGGGAAAAGTTCGCAGCCAGGAAAGAAGTTGAAAACATCCAGCCAAGAAGCCAGTtaattcaaaaggaagaaaggggaaaaacaaaaaaaaacaacaaaaaaaggaaggtcCAACGCAGGCCAAGGAGAAGCAGCAGAGGTTGACTTCCTTCTGGCGTCCCTAGGAGCCCCGGAAAGAAGTGCCTGGCGGCGCAGGGCCGGGCAGCGTGGTGCCCTGGCTGGGTCCGGCCGCGGGGCGCCCGTCCCGCCCGCGCCCGCTGGCTCTATGAATGAGAGTGCCTGGAAATGAACGTGCTTTTACTGTAAGCCCGGCCGGAGGAATTCCATTCCCTCAGCTCGTTTGCATAGGGGCGGCCGGCGGCCAATCACAGGCCTTTCCGGTATCAGCCAGGGCGCGGCTCGCCGCCGCCGGCTCCTGGAATTGGCCCGCGCGCCCCCGCCGCCGCGCCGCGCGCTACTGTACGCAGCCCGGGCGGGGAGTCGGAGGCCACCCCCGCGCCCCGCATCCAAGCCTGCATGCTGGCCCGGGGCCCCGCCCGCGTGCGGACCCCTTTCCGCAGCCACACGCAGGCTTGTGCGGCTCCGCGAGTGGCCACGGTCCGGAGACCTGGAAAAAGAAAGCAGGCCCCGCCGGCCCGAGGAGGACCCGGCCGGCGCGCCGCACCCGGAGAGGCCCGGCCCCGCGAGCCGCTGCAGGCAGGCGCAGTGGCCGCCACGAGGCTCCCGAACCGGGCTGCAGCCCGCGGACGGCCCCAGATCCTGCGCGGCCGCCCAGGGCCAGGCCTCCGCTTCCAGGGCGGGGGTGCGATTTGGCCGCGGGGCCCGGGGGAGCCACTCCGCGCTCCTGCACCGTCCGGCTGGCAGCTGCGGCGAAGCGGCGCTGATTCCTTGCATGAGGCCGGACGGCGTCCGCGCGTGCCGTTTGCTCTCAGCGTCTTCCCTTGGGTCGGTTTCTGTAATGGGTGTTTTTTACCGCTGCGCCCGGGCCGCGGCTCGATCCCTCCGCGCGTCTCACTTGCTGCGTGCGTCAGCGGCCAGCGAAGAGTTTCCTAGTCAGGAAAGACCCCAAGAACGCGCGGCTGGAAGGAAAGTTGAAAGCAGCCACGCGGCTTGCTCCCGGGCCTTGTAGCGCCGGCACCCGCAGCAGCCGGACAGCCTGCCCGGGCCCCGCGTCTCCCCTCCGGCTCCCCGGAAGCGGCCCCCGCTCCTCTCCCCGCCCCCGT harbors:
- the RUNX1 gene encoding runt-related transcription factor 1 isoform X7, with translation MRGPGRCRARQGGRGGTHGDGSSLRWEGAPPGGVGVGSARRTGGGALRAPRKCPQHRGDRRRGKRPPAREAGETLRWPLTHAASETRGGIEPRPGRSGKKHPLQKPTQGKTLRANGTRGRRPASCKESAPLRRSCQPDGAGARSGSPGPRGQIAPPPWKRRPGPGRPRRIWGRPRAAARFGSLVAATAPACSGSRGRASPGAARRPGPPRAGGACFLFPGLRTVATRGAAQACVWLRKGVRTRAGPRASMQAWMRGAGVASDSPPGLRTVARGAAAGARGPIPGAGGGEPRPG